ATTGAACGGTCTCTCAGAGATATCCTGGAGGACCCTGTGACAACTAGAACCATACATTTATTTATTAGCTACCCATTCATTTGAATGTGAACATGACATTTAAATTATTAATCTGCGATCTAATTCACTTTTTTCTTTACTGAACAGTCAAATGGAAGAACAGATGCAGTTTCTGCAATTTGTCCAGCCTGGAAGCGATGCTGTCAGTAATATCAGAATTATGCTCTACGGGCCAGTTGGAGCTGGCAAGTCCAGTTTCATCAACTCTGTCAACAGCATTTTACAAGGGAGGATGGCAGGAGAAGCTTTGGCAGATTCAGTAGCCTCTTCTGTAAGTTTCACCAAAAAGGTATGGAAACAGCTTTTTATTCAATGCATTCACTTAGCAAAGGTGGTAATTCATGTATAAATTAATTTGAGTCACAGAAAGTCACCACAAGGAATACCTGGCACTAGTTTGCATGGTGCAGACTAGCTAAATAAAATGTGAATGTAGAGTCCTCTGAGACTGTACCTGTGACTTTGGCCTATACAAGTAAACGGGGCGTAATTGGGAATCCTGTAATGTTACAATATGTTATGGATTCGTGAAATGTGCTGGTTTATAGACAAACATTTACCTTTAACAGTACACCACCTACAAGATGAAAAAAGGACGGAGGGGACAGTTTTACCCTTTCATTTTCAATGACATCATGGGCCTTGAGGGACAGGTTGGGGTCTGTAAGAAGGACATCAAATTGGCCTTGAAGGGACACATGAGAGAGGGTTACAAGGTATGATGACCATATTCTGTCATCTGTGCTGGACATTTTATTGTAATTCCAATATTGTTGTTTTGTCGTCAGCAGATTAATTCATAGATTTTAGTGAGTGAGGTAGTTTATACATGAAAACACAGGTTCTTTTACACCAGGGAATACATCATTGATTAACTGGATTTTGATTTTATAGTTCAACCCTGCATCACCACTGTCAAAAGATGATGCTGGCTTCAATCCATGCCCCACTCCTGATGACATAGTCCATGTCCTGGTCTGTGTAGTACCTTCACCAAATACAAGTCAGATACCTGGCGACACCATGACACAGATGAGGGACATCAGACTATTCGCCAGTGACAGGGGTAAGAGCAGACATCATTATATTAACCCATTGTGTGTGCAGTGATGGTGATATGTGGTGCTGTGTTTATCCTGTTAGTCTTATACTTACTGTCCGTTGTCACAAAGTCTTGGTAAACTTTCCCTCCATTTCTGACAGTTTGCTGTTCCCCAGTGTTGTTGTGTTCTATTTAATAAAGGCGGCACAGTAATCGTTCTTGTTGCTGTAATAAGATGAAATCAAAATGAAATATATATTGACATGAAAGTTACCAAAAAGTTGGCAAAACATGGCTCATAGCACTGAGTAGGGTTCTCCTCCATGTCTGCAGGGATTCCACAAATTGCTGTCATCACAAAAATCGACGAGGCGTGCCCCGAGGTAGAAAGAGACATAAGAAATGTCTACAAAAGCAAGTTGCTGAAGAAAAATGTAAGTCTTAACTGGTTACTCTGCAGTAAATTAAACTACTTTTATGACTAAAAGATTTTTGTGTGTGAGCCTAACACCTCCTGAGATGATCAGCTTCATGATGTTATCAAATATTATTTCAACCTAGATGGAGGACTTCAGTGCTAGGCTGGGTATTCCAATGAACTGCATCTTTCCTGTGAAGAACTACCATGAAGAAACCAGCCTTGACGATGATGTCAGTCTCTTGATACTGACCGCGCTGAAACAGATCACTGACTTTGGAAAAGACTACATTGAACGCATGTAGGCCTCTCCATTTTCATCTGAGTTTCAGTTGTGAGGATGGGACATGATGAAAGTGTCATTAAAGCATTCAAGTTgtactttattgtcatatacatataaaaagtaccacgtaccttcaaatgcaatgaaatgcatatgccctggctctctcagccctgaAGACtgtatataaggaaataataaatcaATGAAAGTTATGTAAGATGCCTGCTGTTCATTATTTTGAGCagctgggggtaaaaactgtctttaAGGTGGCTGGTCGGAGCGCTGATGCTCCGTAagcgttgtcctgagggaaggaggagaacgGACCACgtgctgggtggatggtgtcctcCATCACACTTTGAAGCTGTGGCGGTGCTGCTGCTATGATGTCTGAAGCCATTGTTGCtgtccttctcagttgtttgtgggcctgttcagtcaggttgccaaaccacaccagcatGCTTCCAGTAGGGAGGCTCTCTATGGTGGTCTGatagaaactgaccagggtttttgtggacattccTAATTTTTAAGACCTCTCAGAAAGTATTGCCTCTGTTTGCCTTTCAAATACAATAATTCAAATACATAACTCTCAGAATACACGTGTCCATATATTTATTTTCTATGTCCTGGCTGCTGCTAGTTCCAGCTACTCCACCCCTGGTTTCTGTGTCTCACGTCTTGTCCTGCTTTCCTGTGATCACAGGGATGGATAACCCCCCAAagcctgatttaaaaaaaaaaattattagttTGTTATTCTATTCTTTGTTGTTATTCCATTCTTCTTATTTTCGGCGTCTAAGTACTTCTTCACACTTTgtgctacagaaaccattcaactatcaaaatttTCAGCTTTGTTAGGACATTTCTGCTGACATTCAACTTCTTTctaatatttatactttttaaaataTTAAGCTTTTTATGAAAATTTTCTCATTAAAATGAATGGCGAGAATGTTCAAATCCTCAAAAACCTTCTGCTCTGTTAAATGTGACTCCGTTGGTGTGCTTTCAGCTAGAAACTTCATTTAAACTTTAAACAGCTCACAAGGCTTTCTGCCAAGAAGCTCACGCTTTTATATCTTTTATAGTTTTTGATTTATTGCAGTTGAAGTTTTATGCCTTTTTTATGACAGTTTTAGAGTTTATAatgggtgtttttttgttttcttttttacaaaaatataaatgatACAAAAATACAAATGATACAGGAACATgcaaaacatacatacatatgttttGGACAGGGTTAGGACAAGGTTGTACTGAAACATACAGATACAAAAAATACAAGCGATACAGGAACACTGTACATACGTACATATCATCACACCAATCAACTACAAACAACCTGACACCTTTACATTCCATGGTCATAAcaaaagtagataaagaaaatgaatgaactgtagtattaacaataataatgatgataatactgAACAAAAATAAAGCACTTTTGCCAGGGGGGTAAATTTACAGTGAACATTATGTGAAAATGTTATAATGTAAGCAAGCATGATATGTTTGACTActtttctgtttgtgcttctggaaATGGTAGAGATACATTTCTCAATTTCTATAATTAAAGCAGGAAATTTTTGTTTATTGTTCAAAATTTTACTTTCATGGATGTGAAATTTTGCAGCAAAAAAAATTATGTAAAACTTACTGTTACTGTCACTATTTTTGTCATGGGAACCAAACACTACATATTCCCATTTAAGGGAAAAATTACTACAGACATTAGATGTCATAACATAATTTAGTTCCTTCCAAAGTTATCTGGAAAAGGTGCAgtcccaaaataaaataaatgtgtgATTGTCTCAATTTGAGTTTTGCACGAAGACCAACAGGGGTTCATTGTTTTTACAAATCTGCTCAGGTACTGACTCGCTCGGTAAAACCTGTGTAATAATTTAAAGGAAAcctcttttattttgttatttatcaAAAATTGATGTGGCAGCATCCAAACCTTTTTCCAACAGATATTAGTAATAAATTTGCTCCAGTGAGAAATGACTTATGGTGCAGAGACGATATCTTGTTGGAGCAAAGCACGAACAGCTCTGTTATTATTTTCATGAGATCCAGCAAAACAGAATTTACCAGCTGGAGTCTGGGCTGCGTTCAACAACGCGGAgtcatctaaatccacagaggaagagtttttaaagagcacctaaatccacagaggaagagtttttaaagagcatctaaatccacagaggaagagtttttaaagagcatctaaagccacagaggaagagtttttaaagagcatctaaagccacagaggaagagtttttaaagagcatctaaatccacagaggaagagtttttaaagagcatctaaagccacagaggaagagtttttaaagagcatctaaagccacagaggaagagttttaaagagcatctaaagccacagaggaagagtttttaaagagcatctaaatccacagaggaagagtttttaaagagcatctaaagccacagaggaagagtttttaaagagcatctaaaaccacagaggaagagtttttaaagagcatctaaagccacagaggaagagttttcgaagagcatctaaagccacagaggaagagttttcaaagagcatctaaagccacagaggaagagtgttcaaagagcatctaaatccacagaggaagagtttttaaagagcatctaaagccacagagtggctaaatatctgagtttcaacaccagccagtcagactagcttggtctagtctgaaaggcacgaactgatgaagcctcttggatgagaggcgaaacgtcttcacggatatatactaagtccagttgcactcgattcaactcctttggacgtCTTTGTTAGGGTTTCCGAAACTTGTGTGAACTAATGGTCAAATTTAAGTAGCCTCTAAACCATTATTTTCCTATCATTTGTAAAGGTTTGGCGCGAAAGCTTGAATACGGACATCCGTTCAAGCCGCCATCTTGGAAGCCCTCTCGTTTATAATTGGCGTAGAGCTCCGGTAGTTGACGTCATGCAATAGTCGAAATCAAAACACCGCCATTTTGGAAGGAAAGCGGGCCTGTTGCTGGGCAGTCGACTG
The nucleotide sequence above comes from Lampris incognitus isolate fLamInc1 chromosome 10, fLamInc1.hap2, whole genome shotgun sequence. Encoded proteins:
- the LOC130119658 gene encoding interferon-induced protein 44-like; this translates as MGIFTSKSETPPPSPLLQQPWRKTTWGQMEEQMQFLQFVQPGSDAVSNIRIMLYGPVGAGKSSFINSVNSILQGRMAGEALADSVASSVSFTKKYTTYKMKKGRRGQFYPFIFNDIMGLEGQVGVCKKDIKLALKGHMREGYKFNPASPLSKDDAGFNPCPTPDDIVHVLVCVVPSPNTSQIPGDTMTQMRDIRLFASDRGIPQIAVITKIDEACPEVERDIRNVYKSKLLKKNMEDFSARLGIPMNCIFPVKNYHEETSLDDDVSLLILTALKQITDFGKDYIERM